From the genome of Pseudomonas sp. TMP9, one region includes:
- a CDS encoding DUF2986 domain-containing protein has translation MNRRKKLNQILKANAKKASAKLAPPSRSKYISKADRLKLAAESTEESTVISEG, from the coding sequence ATGAACCGTCGCAAAAAGTTAAATCAAATATTAAAAGCTAACGCAAAAAAAGCCAGCGCTAAACTGGCGCCACCGAGCCGCTCTAAATATATTAGTAAGGCTGATCGCTTGAAACTTGCAGCTGAATCCACTGAAGAGTCAACTGTTATATCCGAAGGTTAA
- a CDS encoding type II toxin-antitoxin system CcdA family antitoxin: protein MLAAYNPHAPKRAANLSVNGDLLSKAKELDINLSATLEQALAEALKKKQREQWLTENRKAIHAYNEHVEAHGVFSDDLRSF, encoded by the coding sequence ATGCTCGCTGCCTACAACCCCCATGCCCCCAAACGGGCCGCCAACCTCAGTGTTAACGGTGACTTGCTCAGTAAAGCCAAAGAACTTGACATTAACCTCTCTGCGACATTGGAGCAGGCTCTGGCCGAGGCCCTGAAGAAAAAACAGCGCGAGCAGTGGCTGACAGAGAATCGCAAAGCCATTCATGCCTACAACGAACATGTGGAAGCTCACGGCGTGTTCAGCGACGACCTACGGAGCTTCTGA
- a CDS encoding CopG family ribbon-helix-helix protein, which translates to MSVTTVRLQPELKENLGAMAEKLHRSKSWLINQALREFFERQELEQTRWQETLQAMESVAQGRVVSGEAVAAWLQSWGTDNELSPPKAG; encoded by the coding sequence ATGAGCGTCACAACCGTCCGGCTTCAACCAGAGCTCAAAGAAAATCTTGGCGCGATGGCCGAGAAGCTTCACAGAAGTAAAAGTTGGCTTATTAATCAGGCTCTTAGAGAGTTTTTTGAGCGCCAGGAGCTAGAGCAGACCCGCTGGCAAGAAACACTGCAAGCTATGGAGTCAGTGGCGCAGGGCCGAGTTGTATCCGGCGAAGCTGTAGCTGCCTGGCTTCAAAGCTGGGGCACCGACAATGAGCTATCCCCACCGAAGGCTGGTTAA
- a CDS encoding ABC transporter permease subunit: MKRFSFSSFMLWAGMVFIYLPMLILVIYSFNASRLVTVWGGWSVKWYVGLLDNTQLMNSVMRSVEIACYTAIAAVALGTMAAFVLTRVTRFKGRTLFGGLVTAPLVMPEVITGLSLLLLFVAMADLIGWPAERGIMTIWIAHTTFCSAYVAVVVSSRLRELDLSIEEAAMDLGAKPWKVFFLITIPMIAPSLAAGAMMSFALSLDDLVLASFVSGPGSTTLPMEVFSAVRLGVKPEINAVASLILLSVSFVTFLVWFFAHRAEEKRKKALQEAMDETTGVNLQDGPDNRRDPSQVHA; encoded by the coding sequence ATGAAACGTTTTAGTTTCTCCAGCTTTATGCTCTGGGCCGGCATGGTCTTTATCTACCTGCCGATGCTGATCCTGGTCATCTACTCGTTCAACGCCTCGCGCCTGGTAACGGTGTGGGGCGGTTGGTCGGTGAAGTGGTACGTCGGCCTGCTCGACAACACGCAACTGATGAACTCAGTGATGCGCTCAGTGGAAATCGCCTGCTACACCGCGATTGCCGCCGTAGCGCTTGGTACCATGGCCGCCTTCGTACTGACCCGCGTGACCCGTTTCAAAGGTCGCACACTGTTCGGTGGCTTGGTCACTGCACCGCTGGTCATGCCCGAGGTGATCACCGGTTTGTCGCTGCTGCTGTTGTTTGTCGCGATGGCTGACTTGATCGGCTGGCCGGCTGAGCGCGGCATCATGACCATCTGGATCGCCCACACCACCTTCTGTTCAGCTTATGTGGCCGTGGTGGTGTCGTCGCGGTTGCGCGAGTTGGACCTGTCCATCGAAGAAGCGGCCATGGACCTGGGCGCTAAGCCATGGAAAGTGTTCTTTCTGATCACCATCCCGATGATCGCGCCTTCGCTGGCGGCCGGCGCGATGATGTCCTTCGCGCTGTCGCTGGACGATTTGGTACTCGCCAGCTTCGTCTCTGGGCCGGGCTCCACCACCTTACCGATGGAAGTTTTCTCTGCCGTGCGTTTGGGCGTGAAACCGGAAATCAACGCGGTGGCCAGCTTGATCCTCTTGTCGGTGTCCTTCGTCACCTTCTTGGTGTGGTTCTTCGCCCACCGTGCCGAAGAAAAACGCAAAAAAGCCCTGCAGGAAGCCATGGATGAAACCACCGGCGTCAACCTGCAAGACGGTCCCGACAACCGCCGTGACCCGTCACAAGTGCATGCCTGA
- a CDS encoding ABC transporter permease subunit, with translation MPKGRHLVIGVPFLWLFMFFLLPFIIVMKISFAEADVAIPPYTDVYTWVENKFTLVLNLGNYIFLSEDALYLAAYLGSLKIASISTLLCLIIGFPMAYAIARAEKDKQMVLLLLIMMPTWTAILIRVYAWMGILSNNGLLNGFLMWLGVINDPLQILNTNLAVYIGIVYSYLPFMVLPLYANLVKHDQSLLEAAADLGSSTYNSFWKITVPLAKGGIITGCMLVFIPVVGEFVIPELLGGPETLMIGKVLWQEFFNNRDWPVASALAVVMLAILIIPIILFNRHQAKEMEGRA, from the coding sequence ATGCCCAAGGGCCGGCACCTGGTAATCGGGGTGCCCTTCCTCTGGCTGTTCATGTTCTTCCTGCTGCCTTTCATCATCGTGATGAAAATCAGCTTTGCCGAAGCCGACGTCGCCATCCCGCCCTACACCGACGTCTACACGTGGGTAGAAAACAAGTTCACGCTGGTTCTAAACCTCGGTAACTACATCTTCCTCAGTGAGGATGCGCTGTACCTCGCCGCCTATTTAGGCTCGTTGAAGATAGCGAGTATCAGCACCTTGCTCTGCTTGATCATCGGCTTCCCTATGGCCTATGCCATTGCCCGTGCCGAAAAAGACAAGCAGATGGTGCTGTTGCTGCTGATCATGATGCCGACCTGGACGGCCATCCTGATCCGCGTGTATGCCTGGATGGGCATCCTCAGCAACAACGGGTTACTCAACGGCTTCCTTATGTGGCTGGGCGTGATCAACGACCCGTTACAGATCCTCAATACCAACCTGGCGGTGTACATCGGCATTGTTTACTCGTACCTGCCGTTTATGGTGCTGCCGCTGTATGCCAACTTGGTCAAGCACGACCAAAGCTTGCTCGAAGCCGCTGCAGATTTGGGGTCGAGCACCTACAACAGCTTTTGGAAAATCACCGTACCGCTGGCCAAAGGCGGCATCATCACCGGCTGCATGTTGGTGTTTATTCCAGTGGTCGGCGAGTTTGTTATTCCTGAACTGCTTGGGGGGCCGGAAACCCTGATGATCGGTAAAGTGTTGTGGCAAGAGTTCTTCAACAACCGCGACTGGCCGGTAGCGTCCGCCCTGGCCGTGGTCATGCTGGCGATCTTGATCATCCCGATCATTCTGTTCAACCGTCACCAAGCTAAAGAAATGGAGGGCCGAGCATGA
- the zapE gene encoding cell division protein ZapE: MLMMKTVMKNMAAQHRVSRRSLPTGPVTAAYERKVDAEEVRRDDAQVALAAKLDALHESLTSLPPLPLRTDRPTESSSTSSSPLLLLLTRSLASAQSFLRKKFHLWSFGPPPRGMYIHGPVGVGKSFLMDLFYASVNVPDDSCCNNDSHSFKHVKITKRRVHVHEFMLDVHHRIFVYKQKHPRDDAIPIIAQQLAQEAQLLCFDEFQVTDVADAMILKRLFLLLLDWNVVVVATSNRSPDALYEGGINRSLFLPFIDMLKHTFDIISMEDSAKDYRLETRADGQSYFWSNKDVHGDNNSDNNMQAQLKEIFGGTASETEAEAIHVPFGRTVQVARLNDRCAWFDFSELCYQPLGAADYISLCDRFQVLIMDRVPQLDANHLDEARRFVTLIDVCYESRTRLVLAAKVPLDELFVEFEAQVESSDGNEELFVSEKGGNSSSFATTMIRTKEGEQFEWSATGRSGVSLAQLSAANDLAFSFRRAASRLVEMGGKEWGRQ; encoded by the coding sequence ATGTTGATGATGAAGACGGTGATGAAGAATATGGCAGCACAACATCGCGTTTCTCGGCGGTCCCTCCCGACAGGCCCCGTGACAGCGGCGTATGAACGCAAGGTGGATGCGGAGGAGGTGCGACGAGATGACGCGCAAGTCGCTCTGGCGGCAAAACTCGATGCCCTGCACGAGTCTCTTACCTCGCTCCCACCACTACCCCTGCGCACCGACAGACCGACAGAGAGCAGCTCTACAAGCAGCAGTCCGCTGTTACTGTTACTGACGCGATCCTTGGCATCCGCTCAGTCCTTTCTTCGAAAGAAATTCCATTTGTGGTCTTTTGGTCCACCACCGCGAGGCATGTACATTCATGGACCGGTCGGGGTCGGCAAGAGCTTTCTAATGGATCTCTTTTACGCGTCGGTTAATGTTCCTGATGATTCTTGCTGTAATAATGACAGCCACAGCTTCAAACACGTCAAAATTACCAAACGCCGTGTCCACGTTCATGAATTCATGCTAGACGTCCATCATCGAATCTTTGTCTACAAACAGAAGCACCCACGAGATGATGCGATACCCATCATTGCGCAGCAATTGGCACAGGAAGCCCAACTCCTCTGTTTCGATGAATTTCAAGTAACAGACGTTGCCGATGCCATGATTTTGAAACGACTTTTTTTATTATTATTAGATTGGAATGTCGTGGTGGTGGCCACCTCGAATCGCTCCCCCGATGCCTTGTATGAGGGAGGCATTAACCGATCCCTCTTTTTGCCATTCATAGACATGTTAAAACACACATTCGACATTATCTCCATGGAGGATTCCGCCAAGGATTATCGACTCGAAACTCGAGCTGATGGTCAATCCTATTTTTGGTCAAACAAGGATGTTCACGGCGATAATAATAGTGATAACAACATGCAGGCGCAGTTGAAAGAAATATTTGGTGGCACTGCATCCGAAACTGAGGCCGAGGCCATTCACGTACCCTTCGGTCGCACCGTCCAGGTCGCCCGATTGAATGACCGGTGCGCCTGGTTTGACTTTTCCGAGTTATGCTACCAACCACTCGGCGCGGCCGATTATATTTCCCTCTGCGACCGATTTCAGGTCCTCATCATGGACCGGGTGCCGCAATTAGACGCCAATCACCTCGACGAAGCGCGACGATTCGTGACCCTCATTGACGTGTGTTATGAATCTCGCACCCGCCTGGTGCTAGCGGCAAAAGTCCCGCTCGATGAATTATTTGTTGAGTTTGAAGCGCAAGTTGAAAGCAGTGATGGAAATGAAGAGTTGTTTGTCAGTGAGAAGGGGGGAAACTCGAGTTCCTTTGCGACGACCATGATTCGCACCAAAGAGGGTGAACAATTTGAGTGGTCGGCGACGGGTCGAAGTGGCGTGTCACTGGCACAATTATCGGCTGCCAATGATCTCGCCTTTTCCTTTCGACGAGCCGCGTCTCGGTTGGTAGAAATGGGTGGAAAGGAATGGGGACGGCAATGA
- a CDS encoding DUF2511 domain-containing protein, whose protein sequence is MSNISKLIILSTFGVLTACSKPGIEVTAQQYGEKWPFKVSSGNLECKGQAVIFHTDEKAYAVNGVAKQKGYKDIEPIWKQDPKFFEMANEIAKSENKPVRDIIRAMGRPTKINIGPILDEGLKLCK, encoded by the coding sequence ATGTCTAATATTTCAAAATTAATAATACTTTCTACCTTCGGCGTACTTACTGCCTGCTCTAAGCCTGGGATTGAAGTCACAGCACAGCAGTATGGAGAAAAATGGCCTTTTAAGGTTTCATCTGGAAATCTAGAATGCAAAGGACAAGCAGTAATATTCCATACGGATGAAAAAGCATATGCCGTAAATGGCGTAGCGAAACAAAAAGGCTACAAAGATATCGAACCAATATGGAAACAAGACCCTAAGTTCTTTGAGATGGCTAACGAAATAGCAAAGTCTGAAAACAAACCCGTCCGTGACATAATAAGAGCTATGGGGCGGCCCACAAAAATAAACATCGGCCCAATATTGGATGAAGGCTTAAAACTCTGCAAATAA
- a CDS encoding type II toxin-antitoxin system RelE/ParE family toxin: protein MSYPHRRLVNETGLLRNAVADLVRLREFIAEKDPLAAARIAVELLSRIENLCLFPEMGRTVEFAPTPKVIRDTVFGKYIIRYSAHTETVVILHIWHHNEDHTQSI, encoded by the coding sequence ATGAGCTATCCCCACCGAAGGCTGGTTAATGAGACTGGCTTACTCAGAAACGCTGTGGCAGACCTCGTCCGCCTGCGCGAATTCATAGCAGAGAAAGATCCTCTTGCTGCTGCACGCATTGCAGTAGAGCTCCTTTCCCGCATCGAGAATCTTTGTCTATTTCCAGAAATGGGCCGCACTGTTGAGTTTGCTCCAACCCCAAAAGTTATTCGCGACACAGTTTTTGGAAAATACATAATTCGGTATTCAGCACATACAGAAACTGTCGTAATTCTTCATATATGGCACCACAACGAAGACCATACACAAAGCATCTAA
- a CDS encoding polyamine ABC transporter substrate-binding protein, with translation MRRTHLLAGLLAAAVSASVVQAAEPVVKIYNWSDYIGETTLDDFQKATGIKALYDVFDSNETLEGKLLAGRSGYDIVVPSNHFLGKQIKAGAFQKLDRDQLPNWDNLDPQLLKQLQVNDPGNQYSVPYLWGTSGIGYNVAKIKEVLGVEEIDSWAMVFEPENMKKLATCGVSFLDSADEMIPTVLNYMGLDPNTQNSADYAKAEAKLLAVRPYVRYFHSSKYIGDLANGNICVAVGFSGDILQAGDRAEEAGKGIEIAYSIPKEGANLWFDMMAIPADASNPKEAHAFINYLLEPAVIAGVSDYVGYANPNTKAGELMDQDVRNDESVYPPQDVLDKLYISAELPVKVQRLMTRSWTKVKSGQ, from the coding sequence ATGCGTCGTACTCATCTTCTCGCCGGTCTGTTGGCTGCCGCCGTCAGCGCCTCTGTCGTGCAAGCCGCTGAGCCTGTAGTAAAAATCTACAACTGGTCTGATTACATTGGTGAAACCACCCTCGACGATTTCCAGAAGGCAACGGGGATCAAAGCCCTGTATGACGTCTTCGACAGCAACGAAACCCTGGAAGGCAAACTGCTGGCGGGCCGTTCCGGCTATGACATCGTCGTGCCGTCCAACCATTTCCTCGGCAAGCAGATTAAGGCGGGCGCGTTCCAGAAGCTCGACCGCGACCAGCTACCGAACTGGGACAACCTCGACCCACAGCTGCTCAAGCAACTGCAAGTGAATGACCCCGGCAATCAGTATTCAGTGCCCTATCTGTGGGGTACCAGCGGTATCGGTTACAACGTCGCCAAAATCAAAGAAGTGCTCGGCGTCGAGGAGATCGATTCTTGGGCCATGGTTTTCGAGCCTGAGAACATGAAGAAGCTTGCCACTTGTGGCGTGAGTTTCCTCGACTCGGCTGATGAAATGATTCCGACCGTGCTCAACTACATGGGCCTCGACCCCAACACCCAGAATTCTGCCGACTACGCCAAGGCTGAAGCCAAGTTGCTGGCGGTGCGCCCCTATGTGCGCTACTTCCATAGCTCTAAATACATCGGTGATCTGGCCAACGGCAACATCTGCGTGGCAGTTGGTTTCTCCGGCGATATCTTGCAAGCCGGTGACCGTGCTGAGGAAGCGGGTAAAGGCATCGAGATTGCTTACAGCATCCCCAAAGAAGGCGCCAACTTGTGGTTTGACATGATGGCCATTCCAGCGGATGCCAGTAATCCCAAAGAGGCGCATGCCTTTATTAACTACCTGCTGGAGCCTGCCGTTATTGCCGGCGTCAGCGATTACGTCGGCTACGCCAACCCCAATACCAAGGCCGGCGAGCTGATGGATCAAGACGTGCGTAACGATGAGTCGGTGTATCCACCGCAAGACGTCCTCGACAAGCTTTACATCTCGGCGGAATTGCCGGTGAAAGTACAACGCTTGATGACCCGTAGCTGGACCAAGGTCAAGTCCGGCCAATAA
- the potA gene encoding polyamine ABC transporter ATP-binding protein, translating to MAVASSAYKKVLEGDQKPKEVLVKIERVSKKFDETLAVDDVSLTINKGEIFALLGGSGSGKSTLLRMLAGFERPTEGRIFLDGEDITDLPPYERPINMMFQSYALFPHMSVADNIAFGLKQDKMSKEDINARVEEMLKLVQMSQYAKRKPHQLSGGQRQRVALARSLAKSPKLLLLDEPMGALDKKLRSQMQLELVEIIERVGVTCVMVTHDQEEAMTMAQRIAIMHLGWIAQIGSPVDIYETPTSRLVCEFIGNVNLFEGTVVEDMEDYALIDSPDLERNIYVGHGVSTSVQDKSITYAIRPEKLLVTTEQPSFEHNWSRGTVHDIAYLGGHSVFHVMLPSGKVVQSFVANAERRGARPTWDDEVFVWWEDDSGVALRS from the coding sequence ATGGCAGTTGCTTCCAGTGCCTATAAGAAAGTGCTTGAAGGCGATCAGAAACCGAAAGAGGTGCTGGTCAAAATTGAGCGTGTGTCGAAAAAGTTCGATGAAACACTCGCGGTTGACGATGTATCACTGACCATTAATAAGGGTGAGATTTTTGCTCTGCTCGGTGGCTCGGGTTCAGGTAAATCGACCCTGCTGCGCATGTTGGCCGGCTTCGAGCGCCCCACCGAAGGACGGATTTTCCTCGACGGTGAAGACATCACCGACCTGCCGCCCTACGAGCGGCCGATCAATATGATGTTCCAGTCCTACGCACTGTTCCCGCACATGAGCGTGGCTGACAACATCGCCTTCGGCCTCAAGCAGGACAAAATGTCCAAAGAGGACATCAACGCCCGCGTTGAAGAAATGCTCAAACTGGTGCAGATGAGCCAGTACGCCAAGCGTAAGCCACACCAGCTGTCCGGTGGCCAGCGTCAGCGCGTAGCCCTGGCTCGCTCACTGGCCAAAAGCCCGAAACTATTGTTGCTCGACGAGCCTATGGGTGCTTTGGACAAGAAGCTGCGTTCGCAGATGCAGCTTGAGCTTGTCGAGATCATCGAGCGCGTCGGCGTAACCTGCGTCATGGTTACTCACGATCAGGAAGAGGCCATGACCATGGCCCAGCGAATAGCCATCATGCACCTCGGCTGGATCGCCCAGATCGGCAGCCCAGTGGACATCTACGAAACCCCGACCAGCCGTTTGGTTTGCGAGTTTATCGGCAACGTTAACCTGTTCGAGGGCACGGTCGTTGAGGACATGGAAGACTATGCCCTGATCGACAGCCCCGACCTTGAACGCAACATCTACGTTGGCCACGGCGTCAGCACCTCGGTGCAGGACAAGAGCATCACCTACGCCATCCGCCCAGAGAAATTGCTGGTCACCACTGAGCAGCCAAGCTTCGAGCACAACTGGTCGCGCGGCACCGTGCATGACATCGCCTACTTAGGCGGCCATTCGGTGTTCCACGTCATGCTGCCCAGCGGCAAAGTGGTGCAATCCTTCGTTGCCAACGCCGAGCGGCGTGGCGCACGGCCTACCTGGGACGATGAAGTATTCGTCTGGTGGGAGGACGATAGCGGGGTGGCATTGCGCTCATGA
- a CDS encoding CcdB family protein — protein MPQFAVHKNTNAATKTAVPFLLDVQSDLIAELGTRVVVPLYTATAMKGKTLRTLTPTFEIDDKQYVMVTPQMAGIAKKLLGTQVADLSAQRNEIIAAIDLLITGI, from the coding sequence ATGCCTCAGTTCGCCGTACACAAGAACACCAACGCTGCCACCAAGACTGCCGTTCCCTTTCTGCTTGACGTGCAAAGCGACCTGATTGCCGAGCTCGGTACACGAGTTGTAGTGCCTCTCTACACGGCTACTGCCATGAAAGGTAAAACTTTGAGAACTCTCACGCCAACGTTTGAAATTGATGACAAACAGTACGTGATGGTGACGCCGCAAATGGCCGGTATTGCTAAGAAGCTACTTGGTACTCAAGTTGCCGACCTCTCAGCGCAACGCAATGAAATAATTGCTGCTATTGATTTGCTTATCACCGGTATCTGA
- a CDS encoding high-potential iron-sulfur protein, translating to MANESRRKFMRHSLLGMAAIPLGMGILSQRAFAQSLTPLDPSNPQAKGLNYVKVAEEAAGHPAYAAGEHCANCALFQAASNGCALFPQNMVETNGWCQVWAPKA from the coding sequence ATGGCTAACGAAAGTCGTCGTAAATTTATGCGTCACAGCTTGCTCGGTATGGCTGCTATACCTCTTGGTATGGGTATTTTATCTCAACGTGCTTTCGCCCAAAGCCTTACACCGCTGGACCCATCGAACCCTCAAGCCAAAGGGCTGAACTACGTCAAAGTGGCGGAAGAAGCTGCTGGCCACCCGGCCTATGCAGCAGGTGAGCACTGCGCAAACTGTGCGCTCTTCCAGGCAGCCAGCAATGGCTGCGCACTGTTCCCTCAGAATATGGTTGAGACAAACGGTTGGTGTCAGGTCTGGGCTCCGAAGGCCTAA
- a CDS encoding aspartate aminotransferase family protein, whose translation MMKPMTNPKTREWQAMSRAHHLAPFSDFKQLAENGPRIITKADGVYLWDSEGNKILDAMAGLWCVAIGYGRKELADAAAKQMQELPYYNMFFQTATPPALELAKAISELTPPGMNHVFFTGSGSEGNDTMLRMVRHYWAIKGQPNKKVIISRINGYHGSTVAGASLGGMTFMHEQGDLPIPGIVHIPQPYWFGEGGDMSPDEFGIWAADQLEQKILEVGEDNVAAFIAEPIQGAGGVIIPPDTYWPRVREILAKYDILFVADEVICGFGRTGEWFGSDYYGNAPHMMTIAKGLTSGYIPMGGLVVHDDIVEVLNQGGDFNHGFTYSGHPVAAAVALENLRILREEKIVERVKAETAPYLQKRLRELADHPLVGEVRGVGMLAAIELVQDKASRKRFAKDVDVGMRCRRHCFNNGLIMRAVGDTMIISPPLVISHAEIDELLEKARKCLDLTAEEIL comes from the coding sequence GTGATGAAGCCCATGACCAACCCCAAAACCCGCGAGTGGCAGGCCATGAGCCGCGCCCACCACCTTGCGCCGTTCAGTGATTTCAAACAGCTGGCGGAAAATGGCCCACGCATTATCACCAAGGCCGACGGCGTGTACTTATGGGACAGCGAGGGCAACAAAATCCTCGATGCCATGGCCGGACTCTGGTGCGTGGCCATTGGTTATGGTCGCAAAGAACTGGCAGACGCCGCCGCCAAGCAGATGCAAGAACTGCCCTACTACAACATGTTCTTCCAGACCGCCACGCCACCGGCACTGGAGTTGGCCAAAGCAATTTCCGAGTTGACCCCGCCCGGCATGAACCACGTGTTCTTTACCGGCTCGGGCTCGGAAGGCAACGACACCATGCTACGGATGGTGCGCCATTATTGGGCGATCAAAGGGCAGCCGAATAAGAAAGTTATCATCAGCCGCATCAACGGTTATCACGGTTCTACCGTGGCCGGTGCCAGCCTGGGCGGTATGACGTTTATGCACGAGCAGGGCGACCTGCCGATCCCAGGCATCGTGCACATCCCTCAGCCTTACTGGTTCGGTGAGGGCGGCGATATGAGCCCGGATGAATTTGGTATTTGGGCGGCCGATCAACTGGAGCAGAAAATCCTCGAAGTCGGCGAAGACAATGTCGCGGCCTTTATTGCCGAGCCTATTCAAGGTGCAGGCGGGGTGATCATCCCTCCCGATACTTACTGGCCGCGCGTCCGCGAAATACTGGCCAAGTACGACATTTTGTTTGTCGCCGATGAAGTGATCTGCGGCTTCGGCCGCACCGGCGAGTGGTTTGGCAGCGATTATTACGGCAACGCGCCGCACATGATGACCATCGCCAAGGGCCTGACCAGCGGTTACATCCCCATGGGTGGGCTGGTTGTGCATGACGACATCGTCGAGGTGCTTAACCAAGGTGGCGACTTCAACCACGGGTTTACTTATTCCGGGCACCCGGTAGCGGCAGCTGTGGCCTTGGAAAACCTGCGTATTTTGCGCGAAGAGAAAATTGTCGAGCGAGTCAAAGCAGAAACGGCACCGTATTTGCAAAAGCGTTTACGCGAGTTGGCCGATCACCCGCTGGTGGGAGAGGTGCGCGGTGTTGGTATGTTGGCGGCCATTGAACTGGTGCAGGACAAGGCCAGCCGCAAACGTTTTGCAAAGGATGTCGACGTGGGCATGCGATGCCGCCGGCACTGCTTTAATAACGGTCTGATCATGCGCGCCGTTGGCGACACTATGATCATTTCGCCGCCGCTGGTGATCAGCCATGCGGAGATTGATGAGTTGCTTGAAAAGGCCCGTAAATGCCTCGACTTAACCGCTGAAGAAATACTTTAG
- a CDS encoding TIGR03643 family protein, with the protein MFTESELSRVIEMAWEDRTPFEAIEAQFGLDETQVIALMRSSLKPGSFRLWRKRVSGRQTKHLQLRDPAVSRGYCPTQYKQR; encoded by the coding sequence GTGTTTACAGAAAGTGAGTTGTCGCGGGTTATTGAGATGGCTTGGGAAGACCGCACGCCATTTGAGGCGATTGAAGCGCAGTTTGGCCTGGATGAAACCCAGGTTATCGCGCTGATGCGCAGCAGCCTTAAGCCCGGCAGCTTTCGCCTGTGGCGCAAGCGTGTCAGCGGTCGGCAGACCAAGCATTTACAGCTGCGCGACCCTGCGGTTAGCCGCGGCTATTGCCCGACGCAGTACAAGCAGCGTTAG
- a CDS encoding extracellular solute-binding protein — MKIFGKTLLALSLAGAVISTAQASDKVLHVYNWSDYIAPDTVENFTKETGIKVVYDVFDSNETLEAKLLAGSSGYDIVVPSNNFLAKQIKAKVYQPLERSKLPNWKNLDTSLLKAVSVSDPDNQYAFPYMWGTIGIGYNVDKVKAALGEDAPVNSWDLVFNPETVAKLKGCGVTFLDSPTEILPAALNYLGFKPDSTDKAELKQAEALFLKVRPSISYFHSSKYIGDLANGNICVAIGYSGDLYQSKSRAEEAKNGVNISYSIPKEGAGSFFDMLAIPADAKNVEEAHIFLNYLMKPEVMASITNFVQFPNGNAAATPLVDDVLRNDPGVYPDAETMAKIYTFPDLPSNVQRTMTRSWTTIKSGR, encoded by the coding sequence ATGAAAATTTTCGGCAAAACCCTTCTCGCGTTGTCCCTTGCTGGGGCCGTAATAAGCACGGCGCAGGCAAGTGATAAAGTTCTGCATGTGTACAACTGGTCGGACTACATCGCCCCGGACACCGTGGAAAACTTCACCAAGGAAACCGGCATCAAGGTTGTTTACGACGTGTTCGACAGTAACGAGACCTTGGAAGCTAAGCTGCTGGCTGGCAGCTCTGGGTACGACATTGTGGTGCCGTCCAACAACTTCTTGGCCAAGCAGATTAAAGCCAAGGTTTACCAGCCGCTGGAGCGGTCCAAACTGCCGAACTGGAAGAACCTCGACACCTCGCTGCTGAAGGCTGTAAGCGTCAGCGACCCGGATAACCAGTATGCCTTCCCCTACATGTGGGGCACCATTGGCATTGGTTACAACGTCGACAAGGTTAAGGCCGCACTGGGTGAAGACGCCCCGGTCAACTCTTGGGACTTGGTATTTAATCCGGAAACCGTTGCCAAGCTCAAAGGCTGTGGTGTGACCTTCCTTGATTCGCCGACCGAGATCCTCCCGGCGGCGCTCAACTACCTAGGCTTCAAGCCGGACAGCACCGACAAAGCCGAGTTAAAGCAAGCCGAAGCGCTGTTCCTCAAAGTCCGTCCGTCGATCTCCTACTTCCACAGCTCTAAGTACATTGGCGACTTGGCCAACGGCAACATCTGCGTAGCCATCGGCTACTCGGGTGATCTGTACCAGTCCAAGTCCCGTGCGGAAGAAGCCAAAAATGGCGTGAACATCTCCTACAGCATCCCCAAAGAAGGCGCGGGCAGCTTTTTCGATATGTTAGCGATCCCGGCGGACGCGAAGAACGTCGAAGAAGCGCACATATTCCTCAACTACCTGATGAAGCCAGAGGTCATGGCCAGCATCACTAACTTTGTGCAGTTCCCGAATGGCAACGCTGCTGCGACGCCGCTGGTGGACGACGTGTTGCGCAATGACCCAGGTGTCTACCCGGATGCCGAAACCATGGCCAAGATCTACACCTTCCCCGACTTGCCCTCCAACGTACAGCGCACCATGACGCGCAGCTGGACCACGATTAAATCGGGTCGTTGA